In Ananas comosus cultivar F153 linkage group 7, ASM154086v1, whole genome shotgun sequence, the sequence TACCGTCACAGGTTGTGTCGAGATGGAATCCATATGCAGCATGCAGACCTGTTCTTGATGAAGCTCCTGTGTTTTATCCAACCGAGGAGGTAATTCGTTAAAAGACCACTTAGAGCTTGTTTTAACATTTAGGTCCTTAACACCTTTATAGATGTGAGAATTTAGAAAAACTCTTGAGGATGAATTGTGATTGGCATCAGGAATTCAGAGATACTCTACAATATATCGAAAGTCTACGGCCAATTGCAGAACCTTATGGAATTTGCCGCATAGTTCCACCTCAATCGTGGAAACCTCCCTGTCTTCTCAAAGAGAAGAATCTGTgggaaaatttaaaatttgccaCTCGGGTTCAGCAGATTAACAAGCTTCAAAATCGTCCAAGCGCGAAAAAAGCCTTTCAAAGTAATATTTTGAGAAGGAAAAGGCCAAAGATTTTGAAAACGGAATTAAGTAGTAGTGAAATAGCTGAAGCTAATCAAGTTGGACAGAATCAAAGCACCTACAGGTTTGGGTTTGAACCTGGTCCGGAATTTGCACTTGAATCGTTTCAGAAATATGCAGATGATTTTAAGGAGCAGTACTTTCAGATGGGTATGAGTCAGGATCTCTCTTTGGATAATATTGAAGGAGAATATTGGCGGATAGTCGAGAAGCCAACTGAAGAGATTGAGGTATTTCAATGGATTTCCTTAAGCACTAATAAGGCATATCAAAATCATTCTTTTCTCAGGCAGTAAAATGCATGTGTTCATTATACTTTATACATAAATTTGTTAATAATTATGGCACTCACTTTCTGTTTATCGGCCTTTCgttattacaaatttacaaCAGCAGCTAAATGTTTTTCTAATTTACTATCTAATGTTGCATTTGCGTCGAGGTAAACACAGGGGTAACTCGAATCCTTCCCCATGTTTTGCCAAATACAACGAAAATGTCTGAGGATAGTTGTCCGGTCAAATTAAGTTATTGTACGACAACCCTGGAACAACTTTTCCAGCTCCCCGCAGAATAGTGTTCTCTTGCACTCCATCCCCGCTTGTCCTTGTAGTCATTAGAGTTATCCCTGCGTATACTATACTTGCAGCTATTCTTCTGTTTCAAGCCAGACATAAACTGACACCAAGAGCTAATTTCAACTGTCTCAAAAACATCAAAATGTTGCACATATCACTCAAAAGTTTGATGTATCCTGTAAAGAAGTGCTTATTCAGCGGCTATTCTGAGTGTTTCTGAAATAAAGATGGGCATTTATGATATTCTTATCTTTTGGAGGGCTACATATGTAAATTTGCCTGGTGTTGTATTATTCTTAACTTGAAGAAATTTACCCCAAACCTAGCTGTCTCTAAGATATGCTTTTGCAGGTCCTCTATGGTGCTGATTTGGATACGGGAGCTGTTGGCAGTGGCTTCCCTAAAGCATCTCCATCTATGACAGATTCTGAACTTGAAAATCAGTATGTGAAATCCGGTTGGAATTTAAATAATCTTCCAAGGCTTCAGGGTTCGGTCCTCTGCTTCGAAAGTGGCGACATTTCTGGGGTTCTTGTTCCATGGCTGTATGTAGGGATGTGCTTTTCGTCATTTTGTTGGGTAATTTCTGatacttttattatattttgttatgTCTAATGGATGCCAGTTTAAAGGATGCCATTTTTCTTAGTTTGTGAAATTTTGCTGCTATTCTTTCTTCCTATTATAACAAgttttttgagataaaatttataggatctttttttttccctaacaGCATGTTGAGGACCACCATCTATACTCATTGAATTACTTGCACATGGGTGCTCCCAAAATGTGGTATGGAGTGCCAGGAAAAGATGCCTTCAAGCTGGAGGCTGCCATGAAGAAGTATTTGCCAGATTTATTTGAAGAGCAACCCGATTTGCTTCACAATCTTGTGGGTATTTCTGCATAAAAAATGGGCCTTTtatgttatgtatatatgtatatacctGCAAAATCATATATTTACGTATATAGCGCCATTAAATCAGAATTTTCATATACATAACACTCAAAAGTGCAGTTTCTTGTTTATAAAAAGAAACCCTTTCTTAACTTGCGTAGTCATTTGATTTGGGGGCGTAAATTGGCTTTGTTAGGAAAATTAGGTAAGGCAGGTTTTAGCATAAGTACATAAGGAGGTCTTAGTGTAAGTATGGGAATACATATGCAAGATTTTACGTTTTTGAATGGGTGTATGAAAATTGAGATTCTGTAGCGATATATATGTAGTAGACAACTCTGCAGGCATGGATTCTTGAAAAATGGTTGTAGTTTCTTTCGCCCTTTACTGCAGGATTTCTTTGTTGCCTTACAAATAATTTGCAAGAAGTTCAAGTttacaataattttttggtTTCTCGGCCGTTGCTGCAGGTGACACAATTCTCGCCATCATTGTTAAAACAAGAGGGAGTACCTGTTTATCGATGTGTTCAGCGTGAAGGAGAGTTTGTTCTTACCTTCCCACGAGCATACCATTCTGGTTTTAACTGTGGGTTCAATTGCGCGGAGGCCGTAAATGTGGCGCCCTTTGATTGGTTGCCTCACGGGCAGAATGCTGTAGAGCTCTACCGTGAGCAGGGTAGGAAGATAACTGTATCCCAAGATAAGTTATTGCTGGGAGCTGCAAGGGAAGCAGTAAGGGCCCAGTGGAATATCTTATTCCTAAGGAGGAATACCATGGATAACTTGAGGTGGAAAAATGTTTGTGGCTCGGATGGTCTCCTAACAAGAGCACTCAAGGTAAGTAAATTCTCTGCAACTGAAACTTGTATATAACACATGGGCTTTTGCGTAATACTCTTGAGATGCATTTGTTTGCTTGTATACCCctgtaaaactaaaatttgtgCCTACTCTTATAAGTGGATTGTTTTTGCTAAATTTAAACATGCTGCTTATCAAATTTCTATCGTAAGAACTTAGAAAATTAGCTAATTCTGAAATGACCATTATAATCTAATATCCATTTGAGCCGCTCCTGTTTCAATAGAGGCAAAAATTTTAGAACCTTATGATGGATTCCTAGTACCTGAAAGGATATCGATACGGTCTTATTTTTTAAGCTTACCCAGGGTTTGACTCTGGTCAAGCACACGCCGTATGTCGGAAGGGGTTATATACTCAGATATGCTTATTTTGAGTTGCGTATATGCAAAGCTTCTTTACACAATTTTGTTCATGTCGATGAAAACGACCTTTTGCTGTTTGACCAGGCACGTATTGAGATGGAAAACACACGAAGAGAATACCTATGCTGCTCATCACAATCAAGGAAAACTGATGCTTTATTTGACGCTAATGATAGGGAATGCGCTATATGCCACTATGATTTGTACCTTTCTGCTGCTGGTTGTCCATGTAGTCCAGATAAGTTTGCTTGCCTAATTCATGCAAAGCAGCTATGTTCATGTGATTGGAGCACAAGGTTTTTCTTGTTCCGCTATGATATTAGTGAATTGAATGTCCTAGTCGATGCTTTAGGAGGAAAGTTGAGTGCAGTACATCGTTGGGGGATTTCGAATCTTGGATTGACCTTGAGTTCCATTgtcggaaaagaaaaaatgcaaGAAAACAAGCCTGTGATTGTATCTAATAAAGATGGAAAAAAAGAGGAAGTGAGTGGGCAACTTAATAATTTAGGAAATTTAATTAATACTGTTAGGAGGCCCAGCACACATAACGAATCAGAGAGATCTCAAAGTAAAAATGTCGAGTGCTTTTCTCTACAGCAAAGCAAATCAGCAAACTTATTGTCTGGATCGGGTGATTCTAGATCGTCAAGTGATGTTAAGCTAAAAGGGTCAAGCAAATTGCTTCCTGATAAAGCTAACGAAGAGCTTTCCTCAGAAAGCTCAAGAAGTCCTTCAAGGTTGATTGATTGTGATGATAAGGCAACTTCTTCCAATTTGAACAAGGATTTAGTTATTGTAACCCCGGAAACTAATGCGTCCGCAATAAATGAAAAAGACAGCAAAATGCTGCCTATTATTGAAAAGTCTCGTAATAATTTAGATTTGGCAAAGGCGGAGGTGAAAAACCAAGCATCTGCCACTGTACCCATAGCAAaaccaatttcaaaatttttggctGAAAAAGAACCATGTAGTAGTAGTACTCCAAATATTTCTGGTAGAGGAAAAACACCTAGTGATGAAAGAATGGAAGAGAAGACAGAATCAGTTTCTGGTTGTGAAGTGGGGGATAGAGGGAATTCAGTTTCGGCGAGTCCATTTTGTACACAAAATCGTCCCCAAAAAGGCCCTCGTATCGCCAAAGTTGTGCGGAGGATTAACTGCACTGTCGAGCCTCTTGAGTATGGTGGTGTATTGTCTAGAAAGCAATGGTCTACAAGCCAAGCGATATTCCCAAAAGGTACTTTTGTGGGTTCAAATTGAATTCGAACTATACATCCTTTGTCActtgttttattatttgtagttgatttcttttccttttcgacTATGTGATACATGATAAGAAGTTatataattctattttattttactttgtgAATGCAGGATATAAAAGTCGAGTCAGGTACTTGAGCGTTCTTGATCCGACGCTGATGTGCTACTACACATCCGAAATTCTTGATGCTGGGTTGCCAGGGCCTTTATTTATGGTGAATAAACTCAGAACTCCATTGCACGCTTACTTTACAAAATGATTTATCATCTTGCATTTGTTACTTTTCTCTTGTTGGCAATAACGATGAATTTATACAAAATTGAttggcgaaaaaaaaaacagcaaaaaaatGCTCTTGATCAGCTTTATGGCTAAATATGGACATTTTACTAACCTGATGGTCACATGATTTTCTCTTGTAAATTACAAAGCAGCATTTAATAGAGCATCTGGTACTGGTTTTCATCTTTCGTTATGCATTAGCAACATATCATCTGAGCATGTGAACTAGTTCAAATTTAGGTATATTACTCTTGTATTACATAATCAAGCTTTGAGAACAGCCATTCTAGCACATTATGAAAATTCAATATGAATTTTCAGTGATATGGATCAAAATAAAGTTAAATTGAATCCATCTTCCTTTCTGCTGTCCCGTGGAAAGAATGCAAAGGTGTGTTattcatttttcttaattttcagGTTTCAGTAGAACAATGCCCAAGTGAAGTATTCATCAACGTCTATCCGACTAGATGCTGGGATATGGTTAGAGAGAGGGTGAACCACGAAATCAGGAGACTTCACAGTGTAGGAAGGTCCGATCTTCCCGCATTGCAGCTCCCAGGATCCCTCGACGGTCTCGAAATGTTCGGTTTAACATCCCCGGCCATTATTCAGGTAATAAATTCTGTGGAAGAATTAAAAACCCGCAATTTCACTTTTCTGACATCATAAAATGACTTAAAAAGTTTGAATTCCTGAGTTCTTTGATCATGCGCCGCAACTTCTCCATGACTCTTATCTCATATTAGTGACTTTTTCTACATAATATgtttttaagaaattttaagCAATCTCTTTCTCATCCCTTTCGagcaaaattttcattttgggATCATTATTCGACGGGTCCTATTCTTCTTACAATCTATTGTCCCTAACAGGCCATCGAGGCGCGCGATCCTCACCGCGCATGTACAGAATACTGGCGATCACGACCTCATCCACAAATAACACCAAGTACTTCTGCTGCTGTAATAAAGGATCATGGATCAAACCCTAATGGTAGGGGAGGCGGTCGACCAAGGTCGTCGCCTGTCGACGCTCTAATCGCTCTTCGTGGCCTCTTCAAGAAGGCCAATCCGGAggagctccaagccttgcaaagtgTACTTAGCAACGAAAGCTCTTCTAACGACTCAAGGCAAGACGCCATTCGCCTTCTTGATGAAGAAATTGCGAGCCGGAATATTCAATGAATTATTATCCAACCCTGGGAAAATGGCTCCAGCTCATGGCGGAGATTCGACCACGACGTTatcgtttctttttcttttgtgtgcAAAATTTTAACACGGATTGCTTCCACGAAGTTGTCACACGCGCAATTCATCGATGGAAACCACTGTATGTTTTTATCAGAAATCGATTTTTTCATTAATAGGATTCAGCAGAATTTGTTCAAAAGTGAGTTATACCATTATAAGAAGCTTTTATTGCCTAAGTTAAAGAGTTTCCACACTACTATAATACTAATGCAGCACCATTTTAGGAGAATCCTTTTGAGTCTAGTTCTTTGTCAAATATGGTTTTCGGAGTCGAAATTTACATGTCAGTCCTCCACTTAgacaattttttcaaaaaggtCCTAACTCGGTTATTAAAGTCCATTTCTGtttgttttattaattattttcgatAAAAATTCCCAATACGCATCTTTCAAGGGAAcaaagggggtgtttggtttcttACAATAGTGTGGGAAACTATGTtccggattttttttttattttacagaagACTAATATTTCCACAGTATTTATTTTCTGGATAAAAAATCTGGAAAACAAAAACAGTAGTTTTCcataaaaattcgaaaaaactttttttatgaGAACTACTTTTTCTAGAAACCAAACGGAGGGTAAAGTGCTTTTGTTGTAGTTCAGTATTACtctcataaaaattaaatttcatgtaTATGAAGCTTACAATGGTAGGGTGTTGAGTGTAAATTATCTGCAAAGAGTTTGATTCTGTGACAAAGGTACTTTGATATGAAGTTAACAAAGGTAAGTAGTGCAAAGGGGGGAACAATAAGTTAAGATTGTTGGTAAAGCACTTGTTGTATAACTTGTTCTCATACAGTTAATACTTCTCAAAGTGGAATTTGTATAGCAGAATCAAAGACGACTACATCTGTTAAAGGATTGATGGGTCTTTGTATCTCTTGAAGATGTCCTCAATGCCTTCGGCAACTTCCGGCGGCAAAGGTCGCGCGGATGTGATAAATGCATCGATATCCTCTTTGAGCTGATCCACTGATGTGGCGCCGATTATAGTGCTGGTCACGAATGGGCGATCGCGCACGAATCTGAGCGCAAGTTGGACTGGAGTTAGGCCATTCTCCTTTGCCAGCTGAATGTAGAGATCAGTTGCCTCCTGATAAATGAAAACAGCATTAGCACTTGTTTTGATATGATAAAGAAATGTTAACCATTACTTTCAATATTTCAGCATATTATATGCTTAGGAAGATTAATATATTCCAGCAGTCATCTTAAAATTACTTGCACActacttttcttttcaatattcaTGTTTCCCGCCTCTTCTTAAAGTGATACGATTTATTAAACAGGTGAAGGGTGCAGATTGCCAAAATATGCACAGGAAAATTCAGGGATCAAAGAGTTTCATTAGTAAAAGATACAACTGAATGGAACTTGATCTGTGAATCAAATAAATTGTGCGGAAATTTGATCTCAAGTTGTAACTTTCTCGATCACAGTATCCAGGCATAAAATTGAATAGAAATATGCCGCATGCATGAGCAAAGTATTGGCCATCAAatgcgccaaaaaaaaaaggaacgagTTCTAACATGTTACTTCTATGAATTCTATTTAATGAGATTTAGCTGCATAAAAAGATGAATATGGCCGCTATTGTCTTGATCAAATAACAAGGGATATGATAGAAAACGCATGTTCTTCTTGACTTAGTGTTTAACAGCTTTTAGTAGGTGCTGTACGAATATACCTTAGCTAGTGATTGGTTGTATCTGTCCATGTACCCTGGGAAAATGCTTAACCTGCTTCTTCTTGCAACTTCAGAATTCGAATCGAGATACTTCCCTGTGAGTACCCCGCTAGCTAATGGTGAATATGCAAGGAGCCCAATGTTGCAGTTATTTGGATGACATACTTCAACAAGATCGACTGCAACATATGAAAATATGATGGCATATTCAGCACAAGTGTTGCACAGGGCGAAGTAATGTTAATCAATGGTCTGCGAATGTTCAATAAGTACTGTGACCACACTTAATAAACTAATCTTCGAACTTATCTAATTTCTTGCAATATTATCCCTAAGTTTAGTTTATTGTCGAAATCTCTATCATTAGTTAGTTTATATACTCAGCTCTAGCAGATGCTGAAGATTTTGGTCATAAATGCACACACTGAAGATGACATTGCAAGATATCAGGTTAGTCTGGTCCTTTGGGGACTAACCTGTTGAAGCAAAAGATACAACCAAAATGCAATTCGTTAAATGTTCAGGGactaaccattcattttatgtttCACCCTCTTTATATTAATCTTAAGTTAATCATTTACTGTTAGTCATTCAGAATTGAAACAAGTGTTATCGAATATAAGGATTTAGAAACACTCCAAACAGTAAATTTAAGTGTTATTAAAGAAGCATCACCTGACATTCTGACTATTAGCCAAAACATTTTCTTTACACGCCCACgaacacccccccccccccactcCGAAAAAAGGATTTACCTTCACTTCGACATCTAGCAAGCAGACTATAGCAATTCTGAATGCTGACAATCTTCGGAAGCCCTTCGACCTTTGCAGCATGTACAAATTCCATTACTCCATAGGAAGTTTCATTAGAAACTCCAATGTAGCGTACCtagaacataaaaaataataataataataaaataaaataaaaattcacgcAGCAAATATATAATGTATGATTGAGAACCAGTGTCATGAATATTGTAATTAACAAAATACATATTCGATAACTAACTTAAAGAAAAGCATCAATATC encodes:
- the LOC109713326 gene encoding uncharacterized protein LOC109713326 isoform X2; this encodes MTFGQQNTEKEAHDMLSYAFENGINIIDTAEAYPVPMKKETQGNTDRYIGSWMRSKPRDKIILATKVCGYSERFSYIRENAKVLRVDATNIRESVEKSLLRLSTDYIDLLQIHWPDRYVPLFGEFAYNPAKWRPSVPFAEQLRAFQELIDEGKVRYIGVSNETSYGVMEFVHAAKVEGLPKIVSIQNCYSLLARCRSEVDLVEVCHPNNCNIGLLAYSPLASGVLTGKYLDSNSEVARRSRLSIFPGYMDRYNQSLAKEATDLYIQLAKENGLTPVQLALRFVRDRPFVTSTIIGATSVDQLKEDIDAFITSARPLPPEVAEGIEDIFKRYKDPSIL
- the LOC109713324 gene encoding lysine-specific demethylase JMJ703, with product MGTECIFKDETDVMPAVPPGFAPLTSFTLQRVQEDVKVSACSSSNFAQSQREDCGDTSSSEKLKKSLRHRPWVNYSKFDNSSDEEENGSKPYERSAPAYRPLPKGVIRGCAECATCQKVVSRWNPYAACRPVLDEAPVFYPTEEEFRDTLQYIESLRPIAEPYGICRIVPPQSWKPPCLLKEKNLWENLKFATRVQQINKLQNRPSAKKAFQSNILRRKRPKILKTELSSSEIAEANQVGQNQSTYRFGFEPGPEFALESFQKYADDFKEQYFQMGMSQDLSLDNIEGEYWRIVEKPTEEIEVLYGADLDTGAVGSGFPKASPSMTDSELENQYVKSGWNLNNLPRLQGSVLCFESGDISGVLVPWLYVGMCFSSFCWHVEDHHLYSLNYLHMGAPKMWYGVPGKDAFKLEAAMKKYLPDLFEEQPDLLHNLVTQFSPSLLKQEGVPVYRCVQREGEFVLTFPRAYHSGFNCGFNCAEAVNVAPFDWLPHGQNAVELYREQGRKITVSQDKLLLGAAREAVRAQWNILFLRRNTMDNLRWKNVCGSDGLLTRALKARIEMENTRREYLCCSSQSRKTDALFDANDRECAICHYDLYLSAAGCPCSPDKFACLIHAKQLCSCDWSTRFFLFRYDISELNVLVDALGGKLSAVHRWGISNLGLTLSSIVGKEKMQENKPVIVSNKDGKKEEVSGQLNNLGNLINTVRRPSTHNESERSQSKNVECFSLQQSKSANLLSGSGDSRSSSDVKLKGSSKLLPDKANEELSSESSRSPSRLIDCDDKATSSNLNKDLVIVTPETNASAINEKDSKMLPIIEKSRNNLDLAKAEVKNQASATVPIAKPISKFLAEKEPCSSSTPNISGRGKTPSDERMEEKTESVSGCEVGDRGNSVSASPFCTQNRPQKGPRIAKVVRRINCTVEPLEYGGVLSRKQWSTSQAIFPKGYKSRVRYLSVLDPTLMCYYTSEILDAGLPGPLFMVSVEQCPSEVFINVYPTRCWDMVRERVNHEIRRLHSVGRSDLPALQLPGSLDGLEMFGLTSPAIIQAIEARDPHRACTEYWRSRPHPQITPSTSAAVIKDHGSNPNGRGGGRPRSSPVDALIALRGLFKKANPEELQALQSVLSNESSSNDSRQDAIRLLDEEIASRNIQ